One segment of Plasmodium relictum strain SGS1 genome assembly, chromosome: 3 DNA contains the following:
- a CDS encoding mago nashi protein homologue, putative — protein sequence MSKKDRFSFRYYVGHEGKFGHEFLEFEFNSKGRLRYANNSNYKNDKIIRKEAYVSKSVLNELKRIIKESEICKESDKLWPVPDKIGKQELEIYLDGNEYYFTTSKIGSLSDVRQCSDPDGLRVFYYLVQDLKCFLFSLICLHFRIKPV from the exons atgtctAAAAAAGATCGATTTTCTTTTAGatatta tGTTGGGCATGAAGGAAAATTTGGTCATGAATTTCTTGAATTTGAATTTAATTCAAAGGGAAGATTAAGATATGctaataattcaaattataaaaatgataaaattattagaaaagaag cataTGTAAGTAAATCGGTATTAAATGAACTAAAGCGTATAATAAAAGAATCTGAGATTTGTAAAGAGAGTGATAAGTTATGGCCAGTACCTGACAAAATTGGAAAACAAGaattagaaatatatttagatggaaatgaatattattttactaCATCGAAAATTGGTTCACTTTCTGATGTAAGACAATGTAGTGATCCAGATGGACTAAGAGTTTTTTACTACTTAGTTCAAGATTTAAAATgctttttgttttctttgATATGCCTACATTTCAGa atTAAACCTGTATAA